A stretch of the Arachis stenosperma cultivar V10309 chromosome 6, arast.V10309.gnm1.PFL2, whole genome shotgun sequence genome encodes the following:
- the LOC130933408 gene encoding two-component response regulator-like APRR9 isoform X1, whose product MQMQEEHIMKLKDENAPPGDVVVRWEKFLPRMALRVLLVEADDSTRQIISALLRKCSYKVAAVPDGLKAWETLKSKAPEIDLILTEVELPSISGFSLLTLIMEHDICKTIPVIMMSTNDSISMVFKCMLKGAADFLIKPIRRNELRNLWQHVWRRHAISGSHQSLTLPPNKFEVAAENNATSNNSSGSVASPQKNKEYSGEKASDAQVTSPLKSSSKLINIDTVKHEEATKFERESATHYDESGEKSNMFVSDATRCYKTLNASVRLDQGFDCDETENEDEVLRTELSKAHPHINTQINKCNDTLVEPSTGAIDLIATFENSPKSTGENCSFNADNTFKSVFDTQLGLSLRRDSPSSSCKPALEERKILNHSTASAFSWYSSSKLLQPLFPSQSITSAKLSSVSCNSHESHKSSENTHTHHQYGDKIQDKQNITTLVTQTGQIEPKSPNNELGFSCATGVSSDHNSMGHANAFPRMPCAQSAVHPIWTPKPVSKKENSSFPTSASSHSNPETDNSECHRCSDDATYTSDQNGNDQSKMDCVRHDSAAAAGQSASTSFYLENHNSSGAYGSIGSGSDANATSAVVTKNNPESFADSSQHSHDGFRGTDSHRSSQREAALTKFRLKRKERCYEKKVRYQSRKRLAEQRPRVKGQFVRQVQNDHPVAGVGGS is encoded by the exons ATGCAAATGCAGGAGGAGCACATCATGAAGCTGAAGGACGAGAATGCGCCACCGGGGGACGTGGTGGTTAGGTGGGAGAAGTTTCTCCCTCGGATGGCGCTCAGAGTGTTGCTTGTTGAAGCCGATGATTCTACTCGCCAGATCATATCCGCCCTTCTCCGAAAATGCAGTTACAAAG TTGCTGCAGTTCCTGATGGCCTAAAGGCATGGGAGACATTGAAGAGCAAAGCACCTGAGATTGATCTTATATTAACAGAAGTGGAGTTGCCGTCAATATCTGGATTTTCACTTCTCACGTTGATAATGGAGCATGACATTTGCAAAACCATTCCCGTCATAA TGATGTCTACTAATGATTCAATTAGCATGGTATTCAAATGCATGCTGAAAGGTGCGGCTGATTTTCTTATAAAACCCATTCGAAGGAATGAGCTACGGAACTTATGGCAGCACGTATGGAGAAGGCATGCT ATTAGCGGGTCCCATCAGAGTTTAACATTGCCGCCGAATAAATTTGAAGTTGCTGCAGAAAACAATGCTACGAGCAATAATTCTAGTGGTTCTGTGGCTTCCccacagaaaaataaagagtaCAGTGGTGAGAAAGCAAGTGATGCTCAA GTTACGTCCCCGTTGAAAAGTTCCTCAAAGTTGATCAATATTGACACAGTGAAGCATGAAGAGGCTACCAAATTTGAAAGGGAATCAGCTACGCACTATGATGAATCCGGTG AGAAATCAAATATGTTTGTATCCGATGCTACAAGGTGCTACAAAACTCTTAATGCGAGTGTAAGGCTAGATCAAGGCTTTGATTGTGATGAAacagaaaatgaagatgaagtTTTAAGAACAGAATTAAGCAAAGCCCATCCTCATATTAATACCCAGATTAACAAATGCAATGATACACTGGTAGAACCTTCTACAGGGGCAATTGACTTGATTGCTACATTTGAGAATTCTCCAAAGAGCACGGGTGAAAATTGTAGTTTCAATGCTGACAACACATTCAAGTCAGTTTTTGATACACAATTGGGACTTTCTTTAAGAAGAGATTCTCCTAGTAGCTCATGTAAGCCTGCACTGGAAGAAAGGAAAATATTGAACCATTCAACTGCATCGGCCTTTTCTTG GTACAGCAGCAGTAAGTTGTTGCAGCCCCTTTTCCCATCTCAATCAATTACTTCTGCTAAACTATCAAGTGTCAGTTGTAATTCTCATGAATCCCATAAGTCATCTGAAAATACACATACTCATCATCAGTATGGtgataaaattcaagataaacaGAACATAACCACTTTGGTCACTCAGACTGGCCAAATTGAACCAAAATCACCAAACAATGAACTTGGATTCTCTTGTGCTACTGGTGTTTCTTCTGATCATAACTCTATGGGGCATGCCAATGCTTTCCCTCGTATGCCCTGTGCACAATCAGCTGTGCATCCCATATGGACTCCAAAACCAGTGTCCAAGAAAGAAAATTCTTCATTTCCCACTAGTGCTTCTTCTCATTCCAACCCTGAAACTGACAATTCAGAATGTCATCGATGCTCGGATGATGCCACCTACACTTCTGATCAAAATGGAAATGATCAAAGCAAGATGGATTGTGTTAGGCATGACTCTGCTGCTGCTGCTGGTCAGAGTGCAAGTACTAGTTTTTACCTTGAAAATCATAATAGCAGCGGTGCATATGGAAGCATAGGCAGCGGAAGTGATGCAAATGCTACTTCAGCTGTGGTAACTAAGAACAACCCCGAAAGTTTTGCTGATAGTAGTCAACATAGTCATGATGGATTCAGAGGGACAGATTCTCATCGGAGCAGCCAAAGAGAAGCAGCTCTAACAAAGTTTCGGCTGAAGAGGAAGGAGAGATGCTACGAGAAGAAG GTTCGATATCAGAGCCGGAAAAGACTGGCAGAGCAGCGCCCTAGGGTGAAAGGGCAGTTCGTTCGCCAGGTGCAAAATGATCATCCAGTAGCAGGTGTAGGTGGCTCCTGA
- the LOC130933408 gene encoding two-component response regulator-like APRR9 isoform X2 codes for MQMQEEHIMKLKDENAPPGDVVVRWEKFLPRMALRVLLVEADDSTRQIISALLRKCSYKVAAVPDGLKAWETLKSKAPEIDLILTEVELPSISGFSLLTLIMEHDICKTIPVIMMSTNDSISMVFKCMLKGAADFLIKPIRRNELRNLWQHVWRRHAISGSHQSLTLPPNKFEVAAENNATSNNSSGSVASPQKNKEYSGEKASDAQVTSPLKSSSKLINIDTVKHEEATKFERESATHYDESEKSNMFVSDATRCYKTLNASVRLDQGFDCDETENEDEVLRTELSKAHPHINTQINKCNDTLVEPSTGAIDLIATFENSPKSTGENCSFNADNTFKSVFDTQLGLSLRRDSPSSSCKPALEERKILNHSTASAFSWYSSSKLLQPLFPSQSITSAKLSSVSCNSHESHKSSENTHTHHQYGDKIQDKQNITTLVTQTGQIEPKSPNNELGFSCATGVSSDHNSMGHANAFPRMPCAQSAVHPIWTPKPVSKKENSSFPTSASSHSNPETDNSECHRCSDDATYTSDQNGNDQSKMDCVRHDSAAAAGQSASTSFYLENHNSSGAYGSIGSGSDANATSAVVTKNNPESFADSSQHSHDGFRGTDSHRSSQREAALTKFRLKRKERCYEKKVRYQSRKRLAEQRPRVKGQFVRQVQNDHPVAGVGGS; via the exons ATGCAAATGCAGGAGGAGCACATCATGAAGCTGAAGGACGAGAATGCGCCACCGGGGGACGTGGTGGTTAGGTGGGAGAAGTTTCTCCCTCGGATGGCGCTCAGAGTGTTGCTTGTTGAAGCCGATGATTCTACTCGCCAGATCATATCCGCCCTTCTCCGAAAATGCAGTTACAAAG TTGCTGCAGTTCCTGATGGCCTAAAGGCATGGGAGACATTGAAGAGCAAAGCACCTGAGATTGATCTTATATTAACAGAAGTGGAGTTGCCGTCAATATCTGGATTTTCACTTCTCACGTTGATAATGGAGCATGACATTTGCAAAACCATTCCCGTCATAA TGATGTCTACTAATGATTCAATTAGCATGGTATTCAAATGCATGCTGAAAGGTGCGGCTGATTTTCTTATAAAACCCATTCGAAGGAATGAGCTACGGAACTTATGGCAGCACGTATGGAGAAGGCATGCT ATTAGCGGGTCCCATCAGAGTTTAACATTGCCGCCGAATAAATTTGAAGTTGCTGCAGAAAACAATGCTACGAGCAATAATTCTAGTGGTTCTGTGGCTTCCccacagaaaaataaagagtaCAGTGGTGAGAAAGCAAGTGATGCTCAA GTTACGTCCCCGTTGAAAAGTTCCTCAAAGTTGATCAATATTGACACAGTGAAGCATGAAGAGGCTACCAAATTTGAAAGGGAATCAGCTACGCACTATGATGAATCCG AGAAATCAAATATGTTTGTATCCGATGCTACAAGGTGCTACAAAACTCTTAATGCGAGTGTAAGGCTAGATCAAGGCTTTGATTGTGATGAAacagaaaatgaagatgaagtTTTAAGAACAGAATTAAGCAAAGCCCATCCTCATATTAATACCCAGATTAACAAATGCAATGATACACTGGTAGAACCTTCTACAGGGGCAATTGACTTGATTGCTACATTTGAGAATTCTCCAAAGAGCACGGGTGAAAATTGTAGTTTCAATGCTGACAACACATTCAAGTCAGTTTTTGATACACAATTGGGACTTTCTTTAAGAAGAGATTCTCCTAGTAGCTCATGTAAGCCTGCACTGGAAGAAAGGAAAATATTGAACCATTCAACTGCATCGGCCTTTTCTTG GTACAGCAGCAGTAAGTTGTTGCAGCCCCTTTTCCCATCTCAATCAATTACTTCTGCTAAACTATCAAGTGTCAGTTGTAATTCTCATGAATCCCATAAGTCATCTGAAAATACACATACTCATCATCAGTATGGtgataaaattcaagataaacaGAACATAACCACTTTGGTCACTCAGACTGGCCAAATTGAACCAAAATCACCAAACAATGAACTTGGATTCTCTTGTGCTACTGGTGTTTCTTCTGATCATAACTCTATGGGGCATGCCAATGCTTTCCCTCGTATGCCCTGTGCACAATCAGCTGTGCATCCCATATGGACTCCAAAACCAGTGTCCAAGAAAGAAAATTCTTCATTTCCCACTAGTGCTTCTTCTCATTCCAACCCTGAAACTGACAATTCAGAATGTCATCGATGCTCGGATGATGCCACCTACACTTCTGATCAAAATGGAAATGATCAAAGCAAGATGGATTGTGTTAGGCATGACTCTGCTGCTGCTGCTGGTCAGAGTGCAAGTACTAGTTTTTACCTTGAAAATCATAATAGCAGCGGTGCATATGGAAGCATAGGCAGCGGAAGTGATGCAAATGCTACTTCAGCTGTGGTAACTAAGAACAACCCCGAAAGTTTTGCTGATAGTAGTCAACATAGTCATGATGGATTCAGAGGGACAGATTCTCATCGGAGCAGCCAAAGAGAAGCAGCTCTAACAAAGTTTCGGCTGAAGAGGAAGGAGAGATGCTACGAGAAGAAG GTTCGATATCAGAGCCGGAAAAGACTGGCAGAGCAGCGCCCTAGGGTGAAAGGGCAGTTCGTTCGCCAGGTGCAAAATGATCATCCAGTAGCAGGTGTAGGTGGCTCCTGA
- the LOC130933408 gene encoding two-component response regulator-like APRR5 isoform X4: MQMQEEHIMKLKDENAPPGDVVVRWEKFLPRMALRVLLVEADDSTRQIISALLRKCSYKVAAVPDGLKAWETLKSKAPEIDLILTEVELPSISGFSLLTLIMEHDICKTIPVIMMSTNDSISMVFKCMLKGAADFLIKPIRRNELRNLWQHVWRRHAISGSHQSLTLPPNKFEVAAENNATSNNSSGSVASPQKNKEYSGEKASDAQVTSPLKSSSKLINIDTVKHEEATKFERESATHYDESGEKSNMFVSDATRCYKTLNASVRLDQGFDCDETENEDEVLRTELSKAHPHINTQINKCNDTLVEPSTGAIDLIATFENSPKSTGENCSFNADNTFKSVFDTQLGLSLRRDSPSSSCKPALEERKILNHSTASAFSWYSSSKLLQPLFPSQSITSAKLSSVSCNSHESHKSSENTHTHHQYGDKIQDKQNITTLVTQTGQIEPKSPNNELGFSCATGVSSDHNSMGHANAFPRMPCAQSAVHPIWTPKPVSKKENSSFPTSASSHSNPETDNSECHRCSDDATYTSDQNGNDQSKMDCVRHDSAAAAGQSASTSFYLENHNSSGAYGSIGSGSDANATSAVVTKNNPESFADSSQHSHDGFRGTDSHRSSQREAALTKFRLKRKERCYEKKVLQPCCSISEPEKTGRAAP; the protein is encoded by the exons ATGCAAATGCAGGAGGAGCACATCATGAAGCTGAAGGACGAGAATGCGCCACCGGGGGACGTGGTGGTTAGGTGGGAGAAGTTTCTCCCTCGGATGGCGCTCAGAGTGTTGCTTGTTGAAGCCGATGATTCTACTCGCCAGATCATATCCGCCCTTCTCCGAAAATGCAGTTACAAAG TTGCTGCAGTTCCTGATGGCCTAAAGGCATGGGAGACATTGAAGAGCAAAGCACCTGAGATTGATCTTATATTAACAGAAGTGGAGTTGCCGTCAATATCTGGATTTTCACTTCTCACGTTGATAATGGAGCATGACATTTGCAAAACCATTCCCGTCATAA TGATGTCTACTAATGATTCAATTAGCATGGTATTCAAATGCATGCTGAAAGGTGCGGCTGATTTTCTTATAAAACCCATTCGAAGGAATGAGCTACGGAACTTATGGCAGCACGTATGGAGAAGGCATGCT ATTAGCGGGTCCCATCAGAGTTTAACATTGCCGCCGAATAAATTTGAAGTTGCTGCAGAAAACAATGCTACGAGCAATAATTCTAGTGGTTCTGTGGCTTCCccacagaaaaataaagagtaCAGTGGTGAGAAAGCAAGTGATGCTCAA GTTACGTCCCCGTTGAAAAGTTCCTCAAAGTTGATCAATATTGACACAGTGAAGCATGAAGAGGCTACCAAATTTGAAAGGGAATCAGCTACGCACTATGATGAATCCGGTG AGAAATCAAATATGTTTGTATCCGATGCTACAAGGTGCTACAAAACTCTTAATGCGAGTGTAAGGCTAGATCAAGGCTTTGATTGTGATGAAacagaaaatgaagatgaagtTTTAAGAACAGAATTAAGCAAAGCCCATCCTCATATTAATACCCAGATTAACAAATGCAATGATACACTGGTAGAACCTTCTACAGGGGCAATTGACTTGATTGCTACATTTGAGAATTCTCCAAAGAGCACGGGTGAAAATTGTAGTTTCAATGCTGACAACACATTCAAGTCAGTTTTTGATACACAATTGGGACTTTCTTTAAGAAGAGATTCTCCTAGTAGCTCATGTAAGCCTGCACTGGAAGAAAGGAAAATATTGAACCATTCAACTGCATCGGCCTTTTCTTG GTACAGCAGCAGTAAGTTGTTGCAGCCCCTTTTCCCATCTCAATCAATTACTTCTGCTAAACTATCAAGTGTCAGTTGTAATTCTCATGAATCCCATAAGTCATCTGAAAATACACATACTCATCATCAGTATGGtgataaaattcaagataaacaGAACATAACCACTTTGGTCACTCAGACTGGCCAAATTGAACCAAAATCACCAAACAATGAACTTGGATTCTCTTGTGCTACTGGTGTTTCTTCTGATCATAACTCTATGGGGCATGCCAATGCTTTCCCTCGTATGCCCTGTGCACAATCAGCTGTGCATCCCATATGGACTCCAAAACCAGTGTCCAAGAAAGAAAATTCTTCATTTCCCACTAGTGCTTCTTCTCATTCCAACCCTGAAACTGACAATTCAGAATGTCATCGATGCTCGGATGATGCCACCTACACTTCTGATCAAAATGGAAATGATCAAAGCAAGATGGATTGTGTTAGGCATGACTCTGCTGCTGCTGCTGGTCAGAGTGCAAGTACTAGTTTTTACCTTGAAAATCATAATAGCAGCGGTGCATATGGAAGCATAGGCAGCGGAAGTGATGCAAATGCTACTTCAGCTGTGGTAACTAAGAACAACCCCGAAAGTTTTGCTGATAGTAGTCAACATAGTCATGATGGATTCAGAGGGACAGATTCTCATCGGAGCAGCCAAAGAGAAGCAGCTCTAACAAAGTTTCGGCTGAAGAGGAAGGAGAGATGCTACGAGAAGAAGGTACTGCAACCATGCT GTTCGATATCAGAGCCGGAAAAGACTGGCAGAGCAGCGCCCTAG
- the LOC130933408 gene encoding two-component response regulator-like APRR5 isoform X3, with translation MQMQEEHIMKLKDENAPPGDVVVRWEKFLPRMALRVLLVEADDSTRQIISALLRKCSYKVAAVPDGLKAWETLKSKAPEIDLILTEVELPSISGFSLLTLIMEHDICKTIPVIMMSTNDSISMVFKCMLKGAADFLIKPIRRNELRNLWQHVWRRHAISGSHQSLTLPPNKFEVAAENNATSNNSSGSVASPQKNKEYSGEKASDAQVTSPLKSSSKLINIDTVKHEEATKFERESATHYDESGEKSNMFVSDATRCYKTLNASVRLDQGFDCDETENEDEVLRTELSKAHPHINTQINKCNDTLVEPSTGAIDLIATFENSPKSTGENCSFNADNTFKSVFDTQLGLSLRRDSPSSSCKPALEERKILNHSTASAFSWYSSSKLLQPLFPSQSITSAKLSSVSCNSHESHKSSENTHTHHQYGDKIQDKQNITTLVTQTGQIEPKSPNNELGFSCATGVSSDHNSMGHANAFPRMPCAQSAVHPIWTPKPVSKKENSSFPTSASSHSNPETDNSECHRCSDDATYTSDQNGNDQSKMDCVRHDSAAAAGQSASTSFYLENHNSSGAYGSIGSGSDANATSAVVTKNNPESFADSSQHSHDGFRGTDSHRSSQREAALTKFRLKRKERCYEKKVLQPCCECSCSRSISEPEKTGRAAP, from the exons ATGCAAATGCAGGAGGAGCACATCATGAAGCTGAAGGACGAGAATGCGCCACCGGGGGACGTGGTGGTTAGGTGGGAGAAGTTTCTCCCTCGGATGGCGCTCAGAGTGTTGCTTGTTGAAGCCGATGATTCTACTCGCCAGATCATATCCGCCCTTCTCCGAAAATGCAGTTACAAAG TTGCTGCAGTTCCTGATGGCCTAAAGGCATGGGAGACATTGAAGAGCAAAGCACCTGAGATTGATCTTATATTAACAGAAGTGGAGTTGCCGTCAATATCTGGATTTTCACTTCTCACGTTGATAATGGAGCATGACATTTGCAAAACCATTCCCGTCATAA TGATGTCTACTAATGATTCAATTAGCATGGTATTCAAATGCATGCTGAAAGGTGCGGCTGATTTTCTTATAAAACCCATTCGAAGGAATGAGCTACGGAACTTATGGCAGCACGTATGGAGAAGGCATGCT ATTAGCGGGTCCCATCAGAGTTTAACATTGCCGCCGAATAAATTTGAAGTTGCTGCAGAAAACAATGCTACGAGCAATAATTCTAGTGGTTCTGTGGCTTCCccacagaaaaataaagagtaCAGTGGTGAGAAAGCAAGTGATGCTCAA GTTACGTCCCCGTTGAAAAGTTCCTCAAAGTTGATCAATATTGACACAGTGAAGCATGAAGAGGCTACCAAATTTGAAAGGGAATCAGCTACGCACTATGATGAATCCGGTG AGAAATCAAATATGTTTGTATCCGATGCTACAAGGTGCTACAAAACTCTTAATGCGAGTGTAAGGCTAGATCAAGGCTTTGATTGTGATGAAacagaaaatgaagatgaagtTTTAAGAACAGAATTAAGCAAAGCCCATCCTCATATTAATACCCAGATTAACAAATGCAATGATACACTGGTAGAACCTTCTACAGGGGCAATTGACTTGATTGCTACATTTGAGAATTCTCCAAAGAGCACGGGTGAAAATTGTAGTTTCAATGCTGACAACACATTCAAGTCAGTTTTTGATACACAATTGGGACTTTCTTTAAGAAGAGATTCTCCTAGTAGCTCATGTAAGCCTGCACTGGAAGAAAGGAAAATATTGAACCATTCAACTGCATCGGCCTTTTCTTG GTACAGCAGCAGTAAGTTGTTGCAGCCCCTTTTCCCATCTCAATCAATTACTTCTGCTAAACTATCAAGTGTCAGTTGTAATTCTCATGAATCCCATAAGTCATCTGAAAATACACATACTCATCATCAGTATGGtgataaaattcaagataaacaGAACATAACCACTTTGGTCACTCAGACTGGCCAAATTGAACCAAAATCACCAAACAATGAACTTGGATTCTCTTGTGCTACTGGTGTTTCTTCTGATCATAACTCTATGGGGCATGCCAATGCTTTCCCTCGTATGCCCTGTGCACAATCAGCTGTGCATCCCATATGGACTCCAAAACCAGTGTCCAAGAAAGAAAATTCTTCATTTCCCACTAGTGCTTCTTCTCATTCCAACCCTGAAACTGACAATTCAGAATGTCATCGATGCTCGGATGATGCCACCTACACTTCTGATCAAAATGGAAATGATCAAAGCAAGATGGATTGTGTTAGGCATGACTCTGCTGCTGCTGCTGGTCAGAGTGCAAGTACTAGTTTTTACCTTGAAAATCATAATAGCAGCGGTGCATATGGAAGCATAGGCAGCGGAAGTGATGCAAATGCTACTTCAGCTGTGGTAACTAAGAACAACCCCGAAAGTTTTGCTGATAGTAGTCAACATAGTCATGATGGATTCAGAGGGACAGATTCTCATCGGAGCAGCCAAAGAGAAGCAGCTCTAACAAAGTTTCGGCTGAAGAGGAAGGAGAGATGCTACGAGAAGAAGGTACTGCAACCATGCTGTGAGTGCAGTTGTAGCC GTTCGATATCAGAGCCGGAAAAGACTGGCAGAGCAGCGCCCTAG
- the LOC130932576 gene encoding uncharacterized protein LOC130932576: MFVIAADEDIQVLFYCLRSFPKVKIHELYAKLEVGVDSSGASTPVPHSTESFLVLVHCFEKIQKSKKYGVKFTDREPLIVSTGVKYDMFVIATDEDIQLYAKLEVGVDSSGASTPVPHSAAMGGASSSMAPATPTVLYIVSSSFATDLDRTEAVGSVPFESHGVRVLELDHLNYHGKCKEFDKVCSWLIRISLRTQKGTWEVRRYNSSCTCLATSISSDHRQLDYHVICARIYSLVRADVAVTIKVLREATKANYGFRPNYKKVWMVKQKAIAQISED, from the exons ATGTTTGTGATAGCGGCCGATGAAGATATTCAGGTTCTGTTTTATTGTCTTAGGAGTTTTCCAAAGGTAAAAATACACGAGTTGTATGCGAAGTTGGAGGTCGGTGTCGATAGTTCTGGGGCATCAACTCCGGTTCCTCACTCGACTGAGAGTTTTCTGGTGCtagtacattgctttgaaaaaattcaaaaaagtaAGAAATACGGTGTAAAATTCACTGATAGAGAACCGTTGA TTGTGTCAACTGGTGTTAAGTATGACATGTTTGTGATAGCGACCGATGAAGATATTCAG TTGTATGCGAAGTTGGAGGTCGGTGTCGATAGTTCTGGGGCATCAACTCCGGTTCCTCACTCGGCTGCCATGGGCGGTGCCTCTAGTTCGATGGCTCCAGCCACACCAACTGTTCTGTACATTGTATCTTCTTCCTTTGCGACTGATTTAGACCGTACAGAGGCAGTTGGTTCTGTACCATTTGAGAGTCATGGGGTCCG GGTGTTAGAGTTGGATCATCTGAATTATCATGGGAAATGCAAGGAGTTCGACAAAGTTTGTAGTTGGTTGATTCGCATCTCGCTTCGTACGCAAAAGGGCACTTGGGAAGTGAGGAGGTACAACAGTTCGTGCACTTGCTTGGCCACCTCCATTTCGAGTGACCACCGGCAGCTTGATTACCATGTTATCTGTGCGAGAATCTATTCGTTAGTTAGGGCGGATGTTGCGGTTACGATAAAGGTCTTGCGGGAAGCAACAAAAGCCAATTATGGATTCAGGCCTAATTACAAGAAGGTTTGGATGGTAAAGCAGAAGGCAATTGCACAGATATCCGAGGATTGA